The Flavobacteriales bacterium sequence AAGTAAGCTATTGTAAGAATCTATATCTTTTATTTTAATTGTAAAACTTTCATGTGCTGGATTGGGGTATGCTTTTATTTGATTAAAATTATTGCTTCCTACATTTCCAAAATAGTTTTGATAAGACACCCTTAAATTATCTATCATCCAACCTTCTTTATTTGTCTCTATAGCGTCACTAATAAAATTAAATCTTATCATCAAAGTATCTATAGTAAATGCTTTAATAGGCATTGACCAAATCCAATTGATAGATGCATATTGCCATTCCGTAACAGTACCAGAAACACCATATTCACCATTATAAAGAGTATCATCGTATGGAAGGTAATCTATAAAAACATTAAGGTCGTTAATTATATTATCCCAACTTTGACCATAATCATAAGATACTTCAATATACCCACCATCTAATAAAGAGTCACTATCAATTTTATACATAAACTCTACCAACATATTATCTGCCCAACCAGCAGGACTAGGAACTGTCCCCCCATAATTATCTGTCGGTATCAAAATAAATGAAGAGTGATTATTTATTGGATAATTAGATATAGAATCTGTGATTAAAACTCTATTAAAAGAATAAGCAGAATCAAATAGCACTTTACTTGGTTTTCCTAGCTCCCATATGTTACTTGATGAAGTATCAATCTCTATGACAGAGCATGGCTGTTCAAAATCGCAAGAATCAATGGTTACTTGTTGAGTAAAGATACTTGTGATACTTAGAAATATGTTTAATATAAGTAATAATATATAATTTTTCATTGCTTAATCATTTTCCGATTAAATAGAAGTTTTTCACCTTCATACACTATCAATAGCATATTCCTATAGATATATTATAATGAGCAGTTTTTACAATTGACACACGAACTTAAAAAAACTTTTTTTAATGAGTTCTAAGAAACTTTCTCATTCTAATAGATATCAGTATACTTTAGATTGAACATCCAAAAAAAAAAAAATAAACAACTAGAAATCAAACATATACAACAACTAAGAATACAAAAGCGCCATTTGGAACATTACCGGCGAAGCCGTTTCGTTTAGTTAGTTTCCCGATTTTTGGTACGTTTAAAAAAGGAGAATATTACTAAAAAACTAATATTAAATATTATTCCTATTATAACATACATACCTAACTCGTCTAATAGAGAATAAGAAAAGTTAAGTGGGTCAATTGTTTCCTCTTCAACTTCATATTTTAAGGTTAGATTTAAGCTTAAAAATCTAACTAAGAAAA is a genomic window containing:
- a CDS encoding T9SS type A sorting domain-containing protein, which codes for MKNYILLLILNIFLSITSIFTQQVTIDSCDFEQPCSVIEIDTSSSNIWELGKPSKVLFDSAYSFNRVLITDSISNYPINNHSSFILIPTDNYGGTVPSPAGWADNMLVEFMYKIDSDSLLDGGYIEVSYDYGQSWDNIINDLNVFIDYLPYDDTLYNGEYGVSGTVTEWQYASINWIWSMPIKAFTIDTLMIRFNFISDAIETNKEGWMIDNLRVSYQNYFGNVGSNNFNQIKAYPNPAHESFTIKIKDIDSYNSLLAHLIDNSGRIVLTYPIQYINSQISLKNVPKGLYHLIVKENGNVIGKSKIIKE